The Arachis duranensis cultivar V14167 chromosome 2, aradu.V14167.gnm2.J7QH, whole genome shotgun sequence genome has a window encoding:
- the LOC107474381 gene encoding uncharacterized protein LOC107474381, whose product MVYSSCLPPKDPGANIVVSKEEFNLFHNIDRQLFTRLVVVLGRDTSESTHVMSFIMWLERKCKDLRMVSNLLNWPDNLLNDLADEVALALNCIESPQFPYSHDKILPLVHNITRGTISLLYLHEIRMEVIPGVTKLLNDVCLRAFTDIIQQVHYENARKSMISNAYLHPPMMYYAPSPPAWISGGANSSARNDDQFNQEFKEILAKLHLTTTNAATANEMRLLPAADDRTIFMTFSKGYPISESEVREFFTRAHGDIIESLHMQDVQSLEQPLFARMVVRPEAMNTIDTFLEGAGKVKFAINGKHVWARKYVPKGNKSPSSGPSSPSSATETPY is encoded by the exons ATGGTGTACTCGTCGTGTCTCCCTCCTAAAGACCCAGGGGCTAACATTGTTGTGAGCAAGGAGGAATTCAACTTGTTTCACAACATTGACCGCCAGCTGTTCACGCGtctggtggtggttcttgggcgCGACACGAGCGAATCCACTCATGTCATGTCATTCATCATGTGGCTTGAAAGGAAGTGCAAGGACTTGAGGATGGTGTCAAACCTGCTGAATTGGCCAGACAATTTGCTGAATGATCTGGCCGACGAGGTCGCGTTGGCCTTGAACTGCATCGAGAGTCCTCAATTCCCTTACTCTCATGACAAGATCTTGCCTCTGGTCCATAACATCACACGTGGCACAATATCCCTCCTTTACCTCCATGAGATCCGCATGGAGGTCATCCCTGGTGTCACTAAGTTGCTTAACGATGTTTGCTTGAGGGCTTTCACTGACATAATCCAGCAAGTTCATTATGAGAATGCTAGAAAATCCATGATTTCGAATGCTTATTTGCATCCCCCAATGATGTACTATGCTCCTTCTCCGCCTGCTTGGATCAGTGGCGGTGCTAACTCTTCTGCTAGAAATGATGATCAGTTCAATCAAGAATTCAAAGAGATCTTGGCCAAGCTACATCTCACTACTACTAACGCTGCCACTGCTAACGAGATGAGACTACTGCCTGCTGCAGATGATAGGACTATCTTCATGACTTTCTCCAAAGGATACCCTATTTCTGAATCTGAAGTTCGTGAATTTTTCACAAG AGCTCATGGAGATATCATTGAATCACTTCATATGCAAGATGTTCAATCGCTGGAGCAACCATTGTTTGCTCGCATGGTGGTTCGCCCGGAGGCCATGAACACCATTGATACCTTCCTTGAAGGTGCAGGAAAAGTGAAATTCGCGATTAATGGCAAGCATGTTTGGGCTAGAAAATATGTTCCCAAGGGGAATAAGTCACCATCTTCTGGACCATCCTCACCATCTTCTGCAACTGAGACACCATATTGA